From the genome of Oceanispirochaeta sp. M1:
ACTGACTGCTGATAACGGATAGAAGTCTACTGAGAATGTTTGCAATACTCCAAGGAGCTTTTCATTGATAAAGAAATTACGACTTAGAAGAGCCACAATTGCATTTGTAGATAAAGCCATCAGTTCATATGAATATATTGATAATCCGGTAAAACGAATGAATCAATAATGAAAAATAAGATAATTATCATTTTAATACTTTGCTCTTTATTGTCTGCTACATGGGCAGAGACTCAGCAAGAGGATGTCCTTTCTGAATACTCTCGTGTTTTCGGTCTGGAAGCTTCGCGAAGCAATGATTTTGATGAGATTATGAACGGAATTCGGTATATTGATAATTTGCTGACTAAGAATGAAGCAAAAGTAATAACGAGTATTTACTACAATAGAGCACAACTTTATTATAAACTGGGTGAATATGACGAAGCGATAAATTCATTGCAGGTCCAGAATCCTATAAACAATTATTATAAAGCCACTCTATACATAAAGTTAGGGAAATTCTCTGAAGCAGAGTCTTTGTTCAATCCTATACTATTTAGCTATGAAGTAATATTGGGGAAAGATGATTTATCTCCTGATCAACGAATCCATTATCTGAATAATGCCATATTAATACATAGATTCTTAAAGAAGAGTATATCAATAGAAAAGTTAAGTGAATTTAGTTCTAAATATAAACTTTCTGATAAGGAGCGTCAGCAGTTGCTATCCTCTCTCGAGTACAATATGGATATTGATGAGTGCCTTCGTGGTATGTGGCCCGAATAGTTTTATCAGATACCGATAACTAGCATTCCGTCTACAAGGAGTTAGGTTTGTATTACTTTAATGCTCGGTGGTTGCAAAAGTAGCAGTTGAAGTTTTATCTAAATCATCTCCAGAGATCCCTGGTGTACAAACAGAACTAAGATTCCAAGTGATGGTGATAAGCTAAAAACAAGTAAGAAGGATTAAAATGGTTTGTCTTAAAAATAAAACATGGTTTGTTATACAGGTCTTATTTGTACTACTAATGATAATAAATGCTCTATATAGATTCGTAAGTATATACAATCATAGCTATGATTATCTGGTAATGAGTATTATTGATATTTTGTATCTAATAATTGTAATGATCTTCCAGAACAAAAGTACAAGATTTAGTATTCTTCTTCTCTTTACCATTCTTGTATGTAAAATAATATTCATTTCTCTTATTAACATAAATATTCCCAATCAAAATATAACCGTAATTTTATTCACAATAGCT
Proteins encoded in this window:
- a CDS encoding M48 family metallopeptidase produces the protein MKNKIIIILILCSLLSATWAETQQEDVLSEYSRVFGLEASRSNDFDEIMNGIRYIDNLLTKNEAKVITSIYYNRAQLYYKLGEYDEAINSLQVQNPINNYYKATLYIKLGKFSEAESLFNPILFSYEVILGKDDLSPDQRIHYLNNAILIHRFLKKSISIEKLSEFSSKYKLSDKERQQLLSSLEYNMDIDECLRGMWPE